In Trifolium pratense cultivar HEN17-A07 linkage group LG7, ARS_RC_1.1, whole genome shotgun sequence, a genomic segment contains:
- the LOC123894490 gene encoding DExH-box ATP-dependent RNA helicase DExH3, translated as MALVRAYEGWKEAEREGSAYEYCWRNFLSAQTLQAIHSLRKQFSFILKEAGLVDTDSSINNKLSHNQSLVRAVICSGLFPGIASVVHRETSMSFKTMDDGQVLLYANSVNSHYQTIPYPWLVFGENVKVNAVFIRDSTGVSDSILILFGGALSNGIQAGHLKILDGYVDFFLDPNLADCYLKLKDELDKLIPKKLEDPGIDIHREGKYLMLAVQELVSGDQCEGRFVFGRDSRKPKASNDENKFTKDGTNPKSLLQTLLMRAGHTPPKYKTRHLKINEFRALIDFKGMQFVGKPKRNKQLAERDAAIEALAWLTHTSDNTQHEDDKSPPDVTDNMLKLLGKRRKSKQHFD; from the exons ATGGCTCTTGTTCGAGCATATGAAGGATGGAAAGAGGCTGAAAGAGAAGGATCAGCTTATGAATACTGCTGGAGAAATTTTCTTTCTGCCCAAACTCTTCAGGCAATTCATTCACTTCGAAAACAATTCAGCTTCATCTTGAAAGAAGCTGGCTTGGTAGATACAGATTCAAGCATTAATAACAAATTGAGCCATAATCAATCTCTTGTCCGTGCAGTCATATGTTCTGGACTCTTTCCTGGCATAGCATCGGTGGTG CATAGGGAGACATCCATGTCATTTAAGACAATGGACGATGGCCAGGTTTTATTATATGCA AATTCAGTGAACTCACATTACCAGACTATTCCTTACCCATGGTTGGTTTTCGGTGAGAATGTAAAGGTAAATGCTGTTTTTATCCGTGATTCCACGGGTGTATCTGATTCAATACTGATCCTATTTGGCGGCGCTCTAAGTAATGGAATACAG GCGGGGCATCTGAAAATTTTAGATGGGTACGTCGACTTCTTTTTGGATCCTAATTTAGCTGACTGCTATTTGAAGCTTAAGGATGAACTAGATAAGCTTATCCCAAAGAAG CTAGAAGATCCTGGCATTGACATTCACAGGGAAGGGAAGTACTTGATGCTTGCTGTTCAGGAGTTGGTCTCAGGGGATCAGTGTGAAGGAAGATTTGTATTTGGTCGTGACAGCCGGAAGCCTAAGGCCTCTAACGACGAGAATAAATTCACAAAAGATGGGACAAACCCCAAAAGCTTGCTGCAAACACTTTTGATGCGAGCAGGGCACACCCCACCAAAATACAAAACAAGACATCTCAAGATAAATGAGTTCAGGGCATTGATAGACTTTAAAGGAATGCAATTTGTTGGCAAACCTAAAAGGAATAAGCAGCTTGCAGAAAGGGATGCTGCCATAGAGGCACTGGCTTGGTTAACTCACACCTCTGACAATACTCAACATGAAGATGATAAATCTCCTCCTGATGTTACTGACAACATGTTAAAACTCCTAGGGAAGCGtagaaaatcaaaacaacatttTGATTGA